The following is a genomic window from Tetrapisispora phaffii CBS 4417 chromosome 12, complete genome.
CAGAATTAAAATCGTAACGCCTAGAGAAAAAATTCCTTCTCCATAAATTAGAACCTGTAATTTCATCCACCACAGTGGCCTTTTCACACCAATCATTATATGTGCTCGCAATTTCCAGACTTTTCACTGCTTCATGGTATTGTATTCTCGATTTCGGTCTGACATAATTAATGAACTTATAACACCagaataatataatatcgTTCACAACATTAATTACCAGCCACACCACAGGAGGAATATGATCCAAAATTGAATAGAGTATTGATAAAGTCCAGCTTTTAATCATCTCAACAATAAGTATCCGATCCCTTTTATCTCAATATAATGATAGCAAGTTGTATTGATTATTGAGTAATCATCAATCACTCCCAGTAACTTTGAAAAGCACAACGAATTAGACACAACTTAAATATCAGTCATTACTTCGTATCTATCCATGTGCCTaaagatattgatttaCAAGTGTCTCCAGATgttaatattcaattaataacTTAAGGATAAATTAGTTAAAGTGGTGTTACTCAAAAAACCTGTTCTGTAGATTTTTCAGATTTGGATTTTTGAACTCTAATGGATCCGGGTGACGCCAATGGTCGAGATATCATAAGGTATGGTGTATGTAAGACAACGAACTTATCTTGAGATGAGTTCATTGACAactatgtatatatatataccgTGTACTTGGCAATCTAGTCAAGAAACAATGCTCACACAGTCACCAAGATTTGTTTTTCTCTGTTACTGTTTATATTGAACGGATAGACGTATTTTTCACTTTGCGTACTCACATGTTCTTGATGAGAAATGAAATGAGCATTTCTGTCTATCAGATTCTGTTTATTGTCAAACATGATTTGTTTGGGTTCTCTAGCAAAAGCTGAAGCCTGACCGCAGttgaaataattattaaacatGATACGTGATTgaatctattttttttggcGTTAAGAGAAGTTATTGTCGTTTACATGGTAGCAGCAAATTTAGTTCTCCGACTCACAAAGGGCCAAGTGAATCTGTACAGTCTCTAGTATTGCACACGTGTATCATCAAAACTTTTAAGTGATGACCACACGATACTTCTTTGTTGTGGTAGCATTTATATGTTTTTGCATCGGTTCGTTGATTCAATCGGATCCCATCTAATAGAGTTGTCATCACTGATGTTACAGTTGATGATCTCAAGGGTCTAATCACGAAACAAATTATACTATTATATCCAAGATTCCTGACATGAGATGCGCACAGACACCTGTAATCCATATTGTTGGCCCTGcttttaaatgaatttcaAGAGTTGTCAAGTCTACCGGTCGTTATACCAAACTCAAGTTCAGAGGTCTTCTAGAAGCCACAAAACTTGTGGCGAACAATTGCTTATGAGCTTATTGCAAGTTCATCTCAAGTAAGGAATGTTTATATGGCAAAGTTAAGTGCGGTAACACCGCTCTCATTTCATAGCCCCCTACCCCTCTACAACCTCATAAACCTCGACTATTATTAGCTACAAGTTCCAGAAATACGAAATACTGAAACATTGAAACATTGCCTCTTTTGGTAAAAGACTTCACCTTTATCGAAAgttcaattgtttttatgTACCTTCTTTCGGAACAAGGTACGCGAAAACTAATAGATCTCCGTAGAAGACTAAAGGAGACATCATTTTGATGACGAATAAGATTTGGTTTAATTGGAAACGAGTCCCCGTTATAACCGTCTATGACAACGCATAATGAAACTGGAAGCACTTCATTTTAGTTGCTGCTTTCTAATACATGGATTATTTATTCGAAAGGATGCCAATGGATACTATTGACGTTTTGTTGCATCAATTTAAAACTTACCTTTCGTTTACTAGtaacaaaattttaaattgcACATGTCTTATCATGTCTAACATTTAAATCTCTCAGAAGTGAACAACGTTCACGTTGTTATGTGATGGAGGATCGTAATAGCTCCGAATTCGATCTGTTTCAGCTATCGACACGCAATACATATGCTGTTTCTAGCAATTTTCATTTCCACGCTATATTGGTTTACACAATATGAATTAATAAGTTCGAAGTTCATTACTTGGTTCGGTCTGCAGATATGTGTGCCATCTTCAAATGTAGAATGACTGGcgtattttttttgcataACGATGAGGACTTAATGGAACCAAGGGGCGAAACATCAAGCATGTAATAACAATTGAGATAACCGTGAAAAATTACGATAGTCCACTTTTTGAGACAAGTTAAATAAACAAGATGGTGCAATTTCTTGCACAGTTTGATTATTATTGGTTCAAACAACATTCCACTCGGTTGTGATTTTAGCAATAATAATTCGTGTTCCCATCTGTTGTCTTGAATACGGAACGGAAACcaatattcatttaaatatctcAAATAggtattttaaattatttctaaagTTATATTACTATGTTTTTTCCGATGACAATACAATGTTAGAAGtttcaatatatcattatacCTGTTCGTTTCAAGCCATCCTTATTGAACTTTTTGCTACTGTCCCTATTTCTGAGAATTTCCTAAAAAGGCGTAAATACACGAACTACAAATTAATACTAAGTGCCAACAACTTAAAAAGAAGCAGGCATGAACTTGCAATCGTGAGAGggaaatttatttaagtaattatgttttaaaaaataccGATATATACCACCAATATCGTTTGATTCAGCACAGCAAAGGGGAGGGGGGGATCTGAAATGACATCGATAATAATAAGCCAAATAGTAACTACATGACACGTTTGTATCATTTAAAGGTCTTTTCAATTTACTACATAACGTAATTGTATGTTTCCCATTGCTTCAGctcaaaatttaaaacatatataaataacgGTTATTTCTACATAAATAAAAGCTATGTTCATGTCTTTTCTTATGTTTCTCAACctttaatgatataaattataaaatcaccaaaaaaattcatAAGCAAAATGTCAAaccaacaaaaaaaagtCTATTCCTCATCCAATGGGTTCCCATACTCACACCATCCAGGTGGATCAATATTGTCAAGACCTGATGGTTCGATCATATTGCAGGatcttcatttaattgaaaacattGCACATTTTGACAGAGAGAGAATACCAGAAAGAGTTGTTCATGCCAAGGCTGCTGGTTGTAAATTCGAGTTTGAATTAACTGATTCCTTAAGTGATATAACATATGCTGCTCCATATCAAACTGTTGGTTACAAATGTCCAGGTATGATTCGTATATCCGTTGTTACCGGATCTGCTGGGGGTGCTGATACTGTTAGAGATCCTAGAGGCTTCTCTTTTAAGTTCTATACTAAATGGGGCATTCATGATTGGGTTTTTAACAATACaccaatttttttcattagaGATGGTCTAAAGTTCCCTCAATTTATTCATACTCAAAAGAAGGATCCACAAACTCATCTGGATGCTTCAGAAGATTCGACTAATTCGTGGGATTTTTTTACTCAAAACTTGGAAAGTATTCACCAACTTGTTTATCTTTATGGACCAAGAGGTATTCCAAAATCATGGAGTGAAATGAACAGTTATTCTGGCCACACTTTCAAGATGATCAATGATAAGGGTGAAACAACATACGTTAATTTCCACGTCAAGTCTGATGTTGGCTTTCCAAATTTAAGCAGTGAGGAAGGTGTTCAATTGGCAGGATCTCATCCAGATTATAATATTGCTAAGTTATTcaacaaattaaaaaaaggTGAAAAACCAACTTTTACTTGTTATATACAAACTATGACCCCAAAGCAAGCCGAAGAATTTAGGTACTCAATTAACGATTTGACAAAAGTTTGGCCACATAAGCAATTTCCATTGAGAAAATTTGGTAAAATAACTTTAACTGGTAATCCTGAAAATTACTTCCAAGAAGTTGAGCAACTAGCTTTCTCTCCATCAAACACGTGTATCCCTGGAATCGAACCATCTAATGATAACGTCCTGCAGACTAGATTATTTGCCTACCCTGATACTCAACGTTACAGATTAGGGGCTAACTACGAGCAATTGGAAGCTAATAGACCAAGAAATTTGAACGGTGCTGCGGCTAGTGTTTGCCCATATGCATCTTCTAATTTTCAAAGAGATGGTAAAGCTACTTATTTTAACCAAGGTAATCTGCCTAACTACATATCTGGTCAATCCAATGCAGAGCTTGAATATAAGGCTTTGACTACCGAAGACTTCTGCAAGAATAAGTACAAGGGTGCTGTAACTGCAGAAGATCTGGCAAAGTATATTGCAGAGCAAGAAATTGCCCGTAATGCTCACGaaactattattaataataaaatccCAGGTTATTACTCTGTCAGTGGTATTTCTCCATTAGATCTTGAGCAACCCAGAGATCTATATGAGAGAATATATACAGaacaagaaaagaaagacaTGGTGGCCGCTATTGTCGGTAGTGCAAGTAACATTCCAAACTTAAAATTACAAACTACAGTTTCCCAATATTTCGGTTTAGTGAACAGCGACTTGGGTAAAGCTATTGCAGATGGCTTAAATATCGAATGGGTTCCCGTTGATTTAGAAACCTACATCAATGATGTCGTTGGTAGAGCCACTccaaaataaatgaaatacCATACAACAATATGCCTTCACTaagatttttttatattatattttttttgtaagACATTTTTACTTATTTATTACCTTTTTAATTATACCTTTATGAcgttaatatatatatataacaatgatatttttgttcTGTTGACCTTAAACTTTAGTTTCTATTATCAAACGTTTATCGGGAacttgaaattttttataagtGTATCCAAATATAATTTGCATAAATACAACGCTTTTAAAATGGAATAACCAATTGAAGTCTAACAATAATTATTCTTTAGTCTTCtttcttattattgttCTAATATCAATCTATTATTTTACGTTCAAGTTACCAAAACTGGTCTTCCATTCTCAAAATCTAATCAGATTATTTTTTCACTCATGCCTTAAGTTTTCACTactatatatttgaaagagaacataatataattaacaGAACACTATCGTAAGCAATGAAAAAGATTATAGTAAAATCATCCAATGTCATGACTTTAACTTACTTGACTACTCGGAACAAACTTTAGTATATCGTCTTGTACCTTTTTTGCCATTAAAAGTCTTCTTGAAGAACTCGTCTCAACTTCTTAAACTACATCAGTAACTCTGCCACGGTTCCTGTTATGCAAACATGTTATTTACTTAAACGTAACTTATTATACAGTAAGCGGTTTGCGAAAGTAAGGAGTAAGACAGAAATGTTCTTAATGTTGCATTTACCTGATGGTATTTGAAGATGTGAGCTCACAGCCTGCCTTATCTATTTTAATCTTAAATAACTTTCCAGAATATGAGTTTATGTGCCTTAATATATAACAGGCTAAAAGATCAAGTATCTAGTGACGATTTACTATCTTTAGACTGAAGTCAGGAAAAATCAACCAGAAGTCAAGAATCTAACAAGTTCGATGTTTCTTTCACGGTGCTAAAATCTAAGGCAATCGATGAACATTTAGCTAGTATATTAAAATGGCTGCAATAAACATGTTTTACCTAAAATTGGCAGCAATGAAATTCGATATATTGTACCTACCTTTCATTATTGAGGTGATGAAATGTAAAAATAAGATATATGCGAGCTATCAGCATTCCACAGAGGGGGAAATTGACATTGCAATCTTTAACTTACAATTACAAGCTCGATATTTTGACAAATCATTGAGGAGGAAAAccaataatttgaatagaATGGTTTATAGAAGGTTTGTGGATGTAAAGATTGTTTAAATCCCATCAAATGGGTAGAATAGGTTTCTtt
Proteins encoded in this region:
- the TPHA0L02360 gene encoding uncharacterized protein yields the protein MSNQQKKVYSSSNGFPYSHHPGGSILSRPDGSIILQDLHLIENIAHFDRERIPERVVHAKAAGCKFEFELTDSLSDITYAAPYQTVGYKCPGMIRISVVTGSAGGADTVRDPRGFSFKFYTKWGIHDWVFNNTPIFFIRDGLKFPQFIHTQKKDPQTHLDASEDSTNSWDFFTQNLESIHQLVYLYGPRGIPKSWSEMNSYSGHTFKMINDKGETTYVNFHVKSDVGFPNLSSEEGVQLAGSHPDYNIAKLFNKLKKGEKPTFTCYIQTMTPKQAEEFRYSINDLTKVWPHKQFPLRKFGKITLTGNPENYFQEVEQLAFSPSNTCIPGIEPSNDNVLQTRLFAYPDTQRYRLGANYEQLEANRPRNLNGAAASVCPYASSNFQRDGKATYFNQGNLPNYISGQSNAELEYKALTTEDFCKNKYKGAVTAEDLAKYIAEQEIARNAHETIINNKIPGYYSVSGISPLDLEQPRDLYERIYTEQEKKDMVAAIVGSASNIPNLKLQTTVSQYFGLVNSDLGKAIADGLNIEWVPVDLETYINDVVGRATPK